A region from the Muribaculum gordoncarteri genome encodes:
- a CDS encoding agmatine deiminase family protein encodes MMSDRATRLPAEWEPHGAVMLSWPHKDTDWAPVLDDAIDCFVEIAKAIAREETLIVVAPDVEEPRRVLDCEKLPNRILYLTVPTNDTWARDFGPITVERDGNPVICDFKFNGWGLKFPADKDNLITRAMCNAGLLRGCYSNELSFVLEGGSIESDGQGTLMTTSQCLLSPNRNGAMSRDEIEEYLKSRFGLDRVLWLDYGALEGDDTDSHIDTLARLAPNDTILYVGTDDVTDSHYDELNKMKLQLQSFVTALGQPYNLIELPLPDAVYDEDGNRLPATYANFLIMNHSILMPVYRQPQKDELAAQIIKIAFPDHQVVKIDCSVLIKQHGSLHCVTMQVPETILPI; translated from the coding sequence ATGATGAGTGATCGTGCGACAAGGCTTCCTGCCGAGTGGGAGCCTCACGGAGCTGTGATGCTTTCGTGGCCCCACAAGGACACCGACTGGGCTCCGGTGCTCGATGACGCAATCGACTGTTTCGTCGAGATAGCCAAGGCCATTGCCCGGGAGGAAACGCTGATCGTTGTAGCTCCCGATGTCGAGGAGCCGCGACGGGTGCTTGATTGTGAGAAACTGCCTAATCGCATACTCTATCTCACGGTTCCGACCAATGACACGTGGGCCCGTGATTTCGGCCCTATAACCGTAGAGCGTGACGGTAATCCGGTGATATGCGATTTCAAGTTCAACGGGTGGGGACTTAAGTTTCCCGCCGACAAGGACAACCTCATAACCCGCGCTATGTGCAATGCCGGTTTGCTGAGAGGTTGTTACAGCAATGAACTGTCATTTGTGCTCGAAGGCGGCTCAATCGAGAGTGACGGGCAGGGAACTTTGATGACTACATCGCAATGCCTGCTTTCGCCCAATCGCAATGGAGCGATGTCGCGTGATGAAATCGAGGAGTACCTTAAGTCGCGATTCGGTCTTGACCGGGTGCTGTGGCTTGATTACGGTGCGCTTGAAGGCGATGATACCGACAGCCACATCGACACACTTGCCCGCTTGGCACCAAATGATACCATCCTGTATGTAGGCACTGACGATGTCACCGACAGCCACTATGATGAACTGAACAAGATGAAGCTTCAGCTTCAGTCGTTTGTGACCGCTTTGGGACAGCCTTACAACCTGATAGAACTGCCACTGCCCGATGCCGTGTATGACGAAGATGGAAACAGATTGCCTGCTACCTATGCCAATTTCTTGATTATGAATCATTCGATATTGATGCCTGTCTACCGACAGCCGCAGAAGGATGAACTTGCAGCACAGATAATCAAGATTGCATTCCCCGACCATCAGGTGGTGAAAATCGATTGCAGTGTATTGATAAAACAACACGGCTCGCTGCATTGTGTGACGATGCAGGTGCCTGAAACGATATTACCTATATGA
- a CDS encoding amidohydrolase family protein: protein MDYTIIDAHSHLWLNQDTIVNGLPVRTIDRGRSIFLGEERQMLPPFMIDGRNSAEVFLSNMDYAQVSAAVVTQEFIDGNQNEYLADVVKRYPDRFFVFGMCEFRKPGFLPDAKELIARGFRGLAIPAHRLPLGDDRVWLNSSEMMEMFKYMEKHGIILSITLADGALQVPEMEDVISECPDLKIAIGHFGMVTMPDWMEQIKLARHKNVMIESGGITWLFNSEFYPFDGAVRAIRKAADAVGMDKLMWGSDYPRTITAITYRMSYDFIIKSPLMTTDEKRAFLGENAKRFYGFKNLIELPYIKNMSE, encoded by the coding sequence ATGGATTACACAATAATCGATGCACACTCGCATTTGTGGCTGAATCAAGACACAATCGTCAACGGATTGCCGGTACGCACCATCGACCGCGGACGCTCGATATTCCTGGGCGAAGAGAGGCAGATGCTGCCGCCGTTCATGATCGACGGACGCAACTCGGCCGAAGTATTCCTGTCAAACATGGATTATGCACAAGTTTCGGCAGCCGTGGTCACTCAGGAGTTCATCGACGGAAATCAGAATGAGTATCTTGCCGATGTAGTAAAGCGATACCCCGACAGGTTTTTCGTTTTCGGCATGTGTGAATTTCGCAAACCGGGTTTTCTCCCCGATGCAAAAGAGCTGATAGCACGCGGATTCCGCGGATTGGCCATACCTGCTCACCGACTTCCGCTCGGCGACGACCGGGTTTGGCTCAACTCTTCCGAAATGATGGAGATGTTCAAGTACATGGAGAAGCACGGCATAATATTGTCGATAACACTGGCCGACGGAGCATTGCAAGTGCCCGAGATGGAAGATGTCATCAGCGAATGTCCCGATCTTAAAATAGCGATAGGACATTTCGGAATGGTGACTATGCCCGACTGGATGGAACAGATAAAGCTGGCACGACATAAAAATGTCATGATTGAATCAGGAGGCATAACATGGCTCTTCAATTCTGAATTTTATCCCTTTGACGGAGCCGTGCGCGCCATACGCAAAGCTGCCGATGCCGTAGGTATGGATAAGCTCATGTGGGGCTCTGATTATCCTCGCACGATAACGGCCATAACCTACCGCATGTCCTACGACTTCATTATAAAGTCACCCCTCATGACTACCGATGAAAAACGTGCATTCCTCGGTGAAAACGCAAAACGTTTTTACGGTTTTAAGAATCTTATAGAGTTACCTTACATCAAAAACATGTCGGAATGA
- a CDS encoding aldo/keto reductase has product MKYNKIGKTGMVVSSLSFGASSLGGVFRDINQASAIKAVETAIEGGMNFIDVSPYYGHYKAETVLGKALKGIDRSKYYLSTKVGRYGKDGVNTWDYSAKRATESVFESMERIGVDYIDLINVHDIEFADLNQVVNETLPALVELREKGVVGHVGITDLQLENLKWVIDRVPEGTVESVLNFCHYTLNDDKLLDFLDYFEQHGIGVINASPLSMGLLSNRGVPDWHPAPKSLVDACRKAVEHCNAKGYPIEKLAIQFSTGNPRIATTLFSSANPDNVANNIAFVDEPIDMTLVEEVRDIIGNQQRVSWANS; this is encoded by the coding sequence ATGAAATACAACAAAATCGGGAAAACTGGAATGGTAGTGTCGTCGCTCAGTTTTGGAGCCTCGTCGCTCGGCGGAGTGTTCCGCGACATAAATCAGGCATCGGCAATCAAAGCAGTGGAAACAGCCATTGAAGGTGGCATGAATTTCATCGATGTATCGCCCTACTACGGTCATTACAAAGCCGAAACAGTGCTCGGCAAGGCTTTAAAGGGCATCGATCGAAGCAAATATTATCTCTCGACCAAGGTAGGCCGCTACGGCAAGGACGGTGTCAACACATGGGATTACTCGGCAAAACGCGCCACTGAGAGCGTATTTGAAAGCATGGAACGCATCGGCGTCGACTACATCGATTTGATAAACGTACACGACATCGAATTTGCCGACCTCAATCAGGTGGTCAATGAAACTCTGCCGGCACTTGTGGAGCTTCGCGAAAAAGGTGTCGTGGGACATGTGGGCATAACCGATCTCCAGCTGGAGAATCTCAAGTGGGTAATCGATCGCGTACCCGAAGGCACAGTCGAAAGCGTGCTCAATTTCTGTCACTATACGCTCAACGACGACAAGTTGCTCGATTTCCTCGACTATTTCGAGCAGCACGGCATCGGTGTCATCAACGCCTCGCCACTCTCGATGGGACTGTTGTCCAATAGAGGCGTGCCCGACTGGCATCCCGCACCCAAGTCGCTTGTCGATGCCTGCCGCAAGGCCGTGGAGCATTGCAACGCCAAGGGATACCCGATTGAGAAACTCGCAATACAATTCTCAACCGGAAATCCGAGGATCGCGACTACGCTGTTCAGCTCGGCCAATCCCGACAATGTGGCTAACAACATAGCATTCGTCGACGAGCCCATCGACATGACACTCGTTGAGGAGGTGCGTGACATAATAGGAAACCAGCAGCGAGTAAGCTGGGCCAACTCTTAA
- the pyrF gene encoding orotidine-5'-phosphate decarboxylase has translation MKRTELVENIKRKESFLCVGLDPDIKKIPQHLLREENPLFAFNKAIIDATAPYCVAYKPNLAFYESLGVEGWIALERTVKYLKENHPDQFIIADAKRGDIGNTSMLYARSFFEHLDVDAITVAPYMGEDSVTPFLGYEGKWVILLALTSNKGSHDFQLIEDKNGKRLFEHVITTSQKWATPDEMMYVVGATQGSMFKDIRNVAPQSFLLVPGVGAQGGSLEEVARYGMIPDCGLLVNSSRGIIYASSGEDFAEAAGKEAEKLRDQMSALLKSSHII, from the coding sequence ATGAAAAGAACTGAATTAGTTGAGAACATAAAGCGTAAAGAGTCATTTCTATGCGTGGGACTTGATCCCGACATAAAGAAAATACCTCAGCATCTGCTGCGCGAGGAAAATCCGTTATTTGCCTTCAACAAAGCGATAATCGATGCCACAGCGCCCTATTGCGTAGCCTACAAGCCCAATCTCGCATTCTACGAAAGCCTCGGTGTGGAGGGATGGATTGCTCTTGAGCGCACCGTAAAATATCTGAAGGAGAATCATCCCGACCAATTCATAATCGCCGATGCCAAGCGAGGCGACATAGGCAACACCTCGATGCTCTATGCCCGCAGCTTCTTCGAGCATCTCGATGTCGATGCCATAACCGTGGCACCCTACATGGGCGAGGACAGCGTGACACCGTTTCTCGGATATGAGGGCAAATGGGTGATTCTGCTGGCCCTCACATCCAACAAGGGATCTCATGACTTCCAGTTGATCGAGGACAAAAACGGCAAGCGACTCTTCGAGCACGTAATCACCACATCACAGAAATGGGCCACTCCCGATGAAATGATGTATGTAGTGGGTGCTACACAGGGCAGCATGTTCAAGGACATTCGCAACGTTGCACCACAAAGCTTCCTGCTTGTTCCCGGTGTAGGCGCACAGGGAGGCAGCCTTGAGGAAGTGGCACGTTACGGCATGATTCCCGACTGCGGATTGCTCGTCAACTCATCGCGAGGCATCATATACGCATCGTCGGGTGAAGACTTCGCCGAAGCCGCAGGCAAGGAGGCTGAAAAGCTTCGCGACCAGATGTCGGCATTATTGAAGTCATCTCACATCATTTAA
- the prfA gene encoding peptide chain release factor 1, translating into MSENSLLSRLDGIEARFEEVSTLITDPAVISDMKRYVRLTKEYKELEKLTNATRCYRNLLDNINEAREVLDSESDEEMRSLAKEELDDATARIPQLEEEIKLLLIPADPEDGKNAIVEIRGGTGGDEAAIFAGDLFKMYSKYCESKGWNVAVTSFNEGTAGGFKEIVFSVTGEGVYGILKYESGVHRVQRVPATETQGRVHTSAATVAVLPEAEEFDVEINEGEIKWDTFRSGGAGGQNVNKVESGVRLRYMWKNPNTGETEEILIECTETRDQPKNKERALSRLRTFIYDKEHQKYLDDIASRRKTMVSTGDRSAKIRTYNYPQGRITDHRINYTIYNLAAFMDGDIQDCIDHLIIAENAEKLKESEL; encoded by the coding sequence ATGTCAGAAAATTCCCTACTCTCACGCCTCGACGGCATTGAAGCGCGTTTTGAGGAAGTGAGCACATTGATAACCGACCCGGCAGTTATTTCAGACATGAAGCGCTATGTACGACTGACCAAGGAGTATAAAGAGCTTGAAAAGTTGACCAATGCCACCCGCTGTTACCGCAATCTGCTCGACAACATAAATGAAGCACGTGAAGTTCTCGACTCCGAGAGTGACGAAGAGATGCGTTCGCTTGCCAAGGAGGAACTTGATGACGCCACGGCACGAATACCGCAGCTTGAAGAGGAGATAAAGTTGCTTCTCATCCCGGCCGACCCCGAGGACGGCAAGAATGCAATCGTTGAAATAAGAGGAGGCACAGGAGGCGACGAGGCTGCAATATTCGCAGGCGACCTGTTCAAGATGTACAGCAAATATTGTGAGTCAAAGGGCTGGAATGTAGCCGTGACAAGCTTCAACGAAGGAACAGCCGGAGGATTCAAGGAGATAGTATTCTCGGTAACGGGCGAAGGCGTGTACGGTATCCTGAAGTATGAAAGCGGCGTACACCGTGTACAACGAGTGCCGGCTACCGAAACCCAGGGCCGTGTGCACACATCGGCGGCCACAGTGGCCGTGCTGCCCGAGGCCGAGGAATTTGATGTAGAAATCAACGAAGGTGAAATAAAGTGGGACACATTCCGAAGCGGAGGTGCCGGAGGCCAGAACGTAAACAAGGTGGAATCGGGCGTAAGACTTCGCTACATGTGGAAGAACCCCAATACAGGCGAAACCGAGGAAATACTGATCGAGTGTACCGAAACACGCGACCAGCCCAAGAACAAGGAGCGCGCCCTAAGCCGACTGCGTACATTCATCTACGACAAGGAGCACCAAAAGTACCTCGACGACATAGCGTCACGCCGAAAGACTATGGTGTCGACCGGCGACCGCTCGGCCAAGATACGCACCTACAACTATCCGCAGGGACGCATCACCGATCACCGCATCAACTACACAATCTACAATCTTGCGGCATTCATGGATGGTGACATACAGGATTGCATCGACCACCTGATAATCGCCGAGAATGCCGAGAAGCTAAAAGAGTCAGAATTATAA
- a CDS encoding phosphoglycerate kinase translates to MQKIDNYNFAGKKAIVRVDFNVPLDENGKITDDTRIRGALPTLKKILNDGGSLIIMSHMGKPKGKVNPKFSLSQIKDDVAKALGHDVKFVSDCVGPEAAEAAANLKPGEVLLLENLRFHPEEEGKPVGIDKADPAYDAAKKEMKEKQKEFAKQLASYADVYVNDAFGTAHRKHASTAVIADYFGADDKMLGYLMEKEVQAVDNILSDIKRPFTAIMGGSKVSTKIGIIENLMDKVDNLILCGGMTYTFAKAQGGKIGNSIVEDDKLDLALDIIKKAKEKGVNLILGTDCIAADSFSNDAKTMVCPANNIPDGWEGLDAGPETRKLFAAAIVPSKTILWNGPAGVFEFDNFTGGSRAIADAIVEATNNGAFSLVGGGDSVACVNKFGLADEVSYVSTGGGALLEAIEGKILPGVAAVQGK, encoded by the coding sequence ATGCAGAAAATAGACAACTACAACTTTGCCGGAAAGAAGGCCATTGTCCGTGTTGACTTCAATGTGCCTCTGGATGAAAACGGTAAGATTACCGATGACACCCGTATCCGTGGCGCCCTCCCCACCCTCAAGAAAATCCTCAACGACGGTGGCAGCCTCATCATCATGTCACACATGGGCAAGCCCAAAGGCAAGGTAAATCCTAAGTTCTCACTTAGCCAGATCAAGGACGATGTAGCCAAGGCTCTCGGCCATGATGTAAAGTTTGTATCTGACTGCGTAGGTCCCGAAGCAGCTGAAGCCGCAGCCAACCTCAAGCCCGGCGAAGTGCTTCTGCTTGAAAACCTTCGTTTCCACCCCGAAGAAGAAGGCAAGCCCGTAGGCATCGACAAAGCCGATCCCGCTTACGACGCAGCTAAGAAAGAGATGAAGGAAAAACAGAAAGAATTTGCAAAGCAGCTCGCAAGCTATGCCGATGTATATGTTAACGACGCATTCGGTACAGCTCACCGCAAGCACGCTTCAACAGCCGTTATCGCCGACTATTTCGGAGCTGACGACAAGATGCTCGGCTACCTCATGGAGAAGGAAGTTCAGGCCGTTGACAACATCCTCAGCGACATCAAGCGTCCCTTCACCGCAATCATGGGTGGTTCTAAGGTTTCAACCAAAATCGGCATCATCGAAAACCTCATGGACAAGGTTGACAACCTCATCCTCTGCGGCGGTATGACATATACATTTGCCAAGGCTCAGGGCGGCAAGATCGGTAACTCAATCGTTGAGGACGACAAGCTTGACCTTGCTCTTGACATCATCAAGAAGGCTAAGGAGAAGGGTGTAAACCTCATCCTCGGCACCGACTGCATTGCTGCCGATTCATTCAGCAACGATGCCAAGACTATGGTTTGCCCCGCCAACAACATCCCCGACGGATGGGAAGGCCTCGATGCAGGTCCCGAAACCCGCAAGCTTTTTGCAGCAGCCATCGTTCCTTCCAAGACTATCCTTTGGAACGGCCCTGCAGGTGTATTCGAGTTTGACAACTTCACAGGTGGTTCTCGTGCAATCGCCGATGCTATCGTAGAAGCTACCAATAATGGTGCATTCTCACTCGTTGGCGGCGGTGACTCGGTTGCATGTGTAAACAAGTTCGGTCTTGCCGATGAAGTTTCTTACGTATCAACCGGTGGCGGCGCACTTCTTGAGGCCATCGAAGGTAAGATTCTCCCCGGCGTTGCTGCCGTTCAGGGCAAGTAA
- the fucP gene encoding L-fucose:H+ symporter permease encodes MNPTTRNRYIVPLSLVICLFFVWAISANLLPTMIRQLMKTCELTPFEASFTETAYWLAYFICPIPIAMFMKRYTYKAGIIFGLLMAAAGALLFFPAAVIKEYWFYLCVFFVIATGMCFLETAANPYVTVLGAPESAHRRLNLAQSFNGLGAFISAMFISKIILSGDSYTRDTLPANFTGGWEAYIEAETSAMKGPYAALALMLVIIAVIFIFSKLPKINEGHSSSGKLINFGVFKRSHLAKGVVAQFFYNGGQTAINSLFLVYCCSYAGISESTATTFFGIYMLAFLLGRWVGTMLMSKFKASNMLTVYSLANVVLCIVITLFGGMVGLYAMIAVSFFMSIIYPTQFSLAITNLGDDTKSGSAFLVMAIVGNACLPQLTAFIMMLDPMWYHIAYVVPMICFMVCAYYGFRGHKIIN; translated from the coding sequence ATGAATCCTACAACCAGAAATCGATACATTGTACCGCTATCGCTCGTGATATGCCTCTTCTTCGTCTGGGCAATCAGCGCCAACCTGCTGCCAACAATGATAAGGCAGCTGATGAAGACTTGCGAACTGACACCCTTTGAAGCGTCATTTACCGAAACCGCCTATTGGCTCGCATACTTCATCTGCCCCATACCGATTGCGATGTTCATGAAGCGTTACACCTACAAGGCCGGCATAATATTCGGCCTGCTCATGGCTGCAGCCGGTGCATTGCTGTTCTTCCCTGCGGCTGTGATAAAAGAGTATTGGTTCTACCTGTGCGTATTCTTTGTCATCGCTACCGGAATGTGCTTCCTTGAAACAGCCGCCAATCCTTACGTAACGGTTCTCGGCGCACCTGAATCGGCTCATCGCCGACTAAATCTCGCCCAGTCGTTCAACGGACTTGGTGCTTTCATATCGGCAATGTTCATCAGCAAGATAATACTCAGCGGCGATTCATATACACGTGACACACTGCCGGCCAACTTCACCGGCGGATGGGAAGCATATATCGAGGCTGAAACCAGCGCCATGAAAGGCCCCTATGCGGCTCTTGCCCTTATGCTTGTAATAATAGCAGTGATATTCATCTTCTCAAAACTGCCCAAAATAAACGAAGGTCACAGCAGTTCGGGAAAGCTTATTAATTTCGGTGTATTCAAACGCTCTCACCTCGCTAAAGGCGTAGTGGCTCAGTTCTTCTATAACGGAGGACAAACGGCAATCAACAGCCTCTTCCTTGTCTACTGCTGCTCCTATGCAGGCATAAGCGAATCCACCGCGACTACATTCTTCGGCATCTACATGCTTGCATTCCTGCTTGGCCGATGGGTGGGAACCATGTTGATGAGCAAGTTCAAAGCGAGCAACATGCTCACCGTCTACTCTCTCGCCAATGTAGTGCTGTGTATTGTGATAACGCTGTTTGGAGGCATGGTGGGACTATATGCCATGATAGCGGTGTCGTTCTTCATGTCGATCATCTACCCCACCCAATTTTCACTCGCGATAACCAATCTTGGTGATGACACAAAGAGCGGCTCGGCATTCCTGGTAATGGCCATTGTGGGTAACGCCTGTCTGCCGCAGCTCACCGCATTCATCATGATGCTCGACCCGATGTGGTATCACATTGCCTATGTCGTTCCCATGATATGCTTCATGGTGTGCGCCTATTACGGATTCCGCGGGCACAAAATAATCAACTGA
- a CDS encoding aldo/keto reductase — protein sequence MKYRFCGNSGLQLPMISLGLWHNFGYVDNYATARDIIFHAFDKGITHFDIANNYGPPPGSAEANFGRMLSEGLKNHRDEIIVTSKAGHLMWDGPYGDGGSRKYIMASINQSLKRTGLEYFDIFYSHRYCSETPLEETVQALIDIVKQGKALYVGLSKYPVDKAAEACEMMRQQNVRCLIYQDRYSMLSRKPEGAHFAMCREQGLGFIAFSPLAQGLLTNRYINGIPEGSRAARDGGFLHREDITPELVEKIKLLDAMAARRGQSLAQMAIAWLLAKPGMTSVIVGASSVGQLDNNIAAVDNIEFTIEELAEIDAILNQ from the coding sequence ATGAAATACCGATTCTGTGGCAATAGTGGATTGCAGCTACCGATGATATCACTCGGCTTGTGGCATAATTTCGGATATGTCGACAATTATGCCACGGCTCGTGACATCATATTCCACGCATTTGACAAGGGTATAACCCACTTCGACATCGCCAATAATTACGGCCCGCCTCCCGGTAGCGCCGAGGCCAATTTCGGGCGAATGCTGAGCGAGGGGCTTAAGAATCATCGAGATGAAATCATCGTCACCTCCAAAGCCGGTCACCTCATGTGGGACGGCCCCTATGGCGACGGCGGTTCGCGCAAATATATAATGGCAAGCATAAATCAGAGCCTTAAGCGCACCGGTCTTGAATACTTCGACATATTTTACAGCCATCGTTATTGTAGCGAAACACCGCTTGAAGAAACTGTTCAGGCTCTTATCGACATCGTGAAGCAGGGTAAGGCCCTTTATGTGGGATTGTCAAAGTATCCTGTGGATAAAGCAGCGGAGGCGTGTGAGATGATGCGACAGCAGAATGTGAGGTGCCTCATATATCAGGACCGTTACAGCATGTTGAGCCGAAAGCCCGAGGGCGCCCACTTTGCCATGTGTCGTGAGCAGGGTCTTGGATTCATAGCTTTTTCGCCGTTGGCACAGGGGTTGCTTACCAATCGCTATATCAACGGAATTCCCGAAGGTTCAAGAGCCGCACGTGACGGAGGTTTCCTACATCGTGAGGACATAACGCCCGAATTGGTTGAAAAAATCAAGTTGCTTGACGCAATGGCGGCCCGTCGAGGACAGTCGTTGGCTCAAATGGCCATAGCATGGCTGCTTGCCAAGCCGGGAATGACATCGGTTATTGTGGGTGCAAGCTCGGTGGGGCAGCTCGATAATAATATCGCTGCAGTCGACAACATTGAGTTTACTATTGAGGAGCTTGCCGAGATAGATGCCATACTGAATCAATAG
- a CDS encoding glycoside hydrolase family 2 TIM barrel-domain containing protein, with the protein MNKHYFPRIAMMVMTGVIAVSLNAERHTTTLNEGWQFTKGVHSADTQWQNVRIPHDWAIYGPFDRNNDLQVVAVEQNGETEKTEKTGRTGGLPFIGKGSYRTVIDVPDTTGRTFTLVFDGAMSNAHVKVNGKELAYWPYGYNSFYVDITDAVHPGKNDVEVDLENFERASRWYPGAGLYRNVHLVNTDKVHIPVWGTYVTTPKVTKDYASVRLEVKIAGLNDGQKAMVATEILSPAGDVVAKNSSEFVYHGQKDFQNFLVNRPELWSPKSPKLYTARTTVSVDGKVVDSYDTRFGIRSIEYVPEKGFFLNGELTKFRGVCNHHDLGPLGAAVNRSALRHQIELLKDMGVNAIRTSHNMPAPELVELCDEMGVMLMIEPFDDWSFRPKSPNGYGSYFNGWAERDITNMVEHYRNSPSVLMWSIGNEVPSQWGPGGVKELTMLQDLVHKLDPTRPVTCGMDQIRAVLDNGFAAALDIPGFNYKPQFYEEAYEKLPQKLILGSETASTVSSRGVYHFPIEFKEHNHVTHPDHQSSSYDNESCIWSNTPDIDFAMDDDKDYVIGQFVWTGFDYLGEPSPYDTDAWPNHSSVFGIIDLASLPKDRYYLYRSKWNEESPTLHILPHWNWKGREGKVTPIFVYTSYPKAELFINGKSQGVREKNDSTYQNRYRLMWNETVYEPGEVKVVAYDDKGNAVAEESIKTAGKPHHLVVTPNRESLKADGDDLVYFTVQVADKNDNIVPTDDRLVKFKVDGAGAFEATANGDPTCLLPFQNPEMKLFSGAATAIARSGKTPGTLRFRVTAKGVAPAEVEIPVR; encoded by the coding sequence ATGAACAAGCACTATTTCCCCCGGATTGCCATGATGGTAATGACCGGTGTGATTGCGGTCAGTCTTAATGCGGAGCGTCATACGACTACGTTGAATGAAGGCTGGCAGTTTACAAAGGGTGTCCATTCGGCCGACACGCAGTGGCAGAATGTAAGAATACCTCATGATTGGGCCATATACGGGCCTTTCGACCGAAATAACGACCTTCAGGTTGTTGCCGTAGAGCAGAACGGAGAAACAGAAAAGACAGAAAAGACCGGCCGTACCGGCGGCCTTCCTTTTATAGGAAAAGGTTCCTACCGCACGGTTATTGATGTTCCCGACACTACAGGCAGGACATTTACCCTTGTATTTGACGGAGCGATGAGCAATGCGCATGTCAAAGTCAACGGCAAGGAACTTGCATATTGGCCTTATGGCTACAACTCATTCTATGTCGACATCACTGACGCGGTACATCCCGGCAAGAACGATGTCGAGGTCGATCTTGAAAACTTTGAAAGGGCATCGCGCTGGTATCCCGGAGCCGGACTTTACCGTAACGTGCATCTTGTAAATACCGATAAAGTACACATCCCCGTTTGGGGCACATACGTTACGACACCCAAGGTGACCAAGGATTATGCATCGGTGCGCCTTGAGGTGAAGATAGCCGGTCTTAATGACGGCCAAAAGGCTATGGTGGCTACCGAAATTCTGTCGCCTGCAGGCGATGTGGTTGCAAAGAATTCATCGGAATTTGTGTATCACGGACAGAAGGATTTCCAGAATTTCCTTGTAAACCGACCTGAATTGTGGTCGCCGAAGTCGCCAAAGCTGTACACGGCACGCACTACTGTCAGCGTCGACGGCAAGGTTGTCGACAGTTATGACACCCGATTCGGTATACGCAGTATCGAGTATGTTCCCGAAAAGGGATTTTTCCTTAACGGGGAGCTTACCAAGTTCCGCGGAGTGTGCAATCATCATGACCTCGGCCCGTTGGGCGCGGCAGTCAACCGCTCGGCGTTGCGTCATCAGATAGAACTGCTCAAGGATATGGGAGTAAATGCCATACGTACATCTCATAACATGCCGGCTCCCGAACTTGTCGAGCTGTGCGACGAAATGGGCGTGATGTTGATGATTGAGCCCTTTGACGATTGGAGCTTCCGTCCGAAGTCGCCTAACGGTTATGGCTCATACTTCAACGGATGGGCCGAGCGTGACATCACCAACATGGTTGAGCATTACCGCAACAGCCCGTCGGTGCTCATGTGGTCGATAGGCAACGAGGTGCCGAGCCAGTGGGGCCCCGGAGGAGTAAAGGAGCTTACAATGCTTCAGGATCTTGTGCATAAGCTTGACCCGACCCGTCCCGTGACATGCGGTATGGATCAGATAAGGGCGGTGCTTGACAATGGCTTTGCTGCCGCTCTCGACATTCCCGGCTTCAATTACAAGCCTCAGTTCTATGAAGAAGCCTATGAAAAGCTTCCGCAGAAACTGATTCTCGGTTCGGAAACCGCTTCGACCGTTTCATCGCGTGGAGTTTATCATTTCCCTATCGAATTTAAGGAACACAATCACGTGACGCACCCCGACCATCAGTCGTCGAGCTATGACAATGAGTCATGTATATGGTCCAACACTCCCGATATAGACTTTGCTATGGACGATGACAAGGACTATGTAATAGGTCAGTTTGTGTGGACCGGATTTGACTATCTTGGCGAGCCTTCGCCTTACGATACCGATGCATGGCCCAACCATAGCTCAGTGTTCGGTATCATCGACCTTGCGTCACTTCCCAAGGACCGTTATTACCTCTATCGCTCAAAGTGGAACGAGGAGTCGCCGACACTTCACATTCTGCCTCACTGGAACTGGAAAGGCCGTGAAGGCAAGGTGACACCTATATTTGTCTACACCAGCTATCCCAAAGCCGAGTTGTTTATAAACGGAAAGAGTCAGGGCGTTCGCGAGAAGAACGACTCCACCTATCAGAATCGTTACAGGCTGATGTGGAACGAAACCGTGTACGAACCGGGTGAGGTAAAGGTAGTGGCTTACGATGACAAGGGCAATGCCGTTGCCGAGGAGTCGATAAAAACCGCAGGCAAGCCGCATCATCTTGTTGTCACACCCAATCGTGAATCGTTGAAGGCCGATGGTGACGATCTTGTCTATTTCACGGTACAAGTCGCCGACAAGAATGACAATATCGTGCCTACCGATGATCGTCTTGTCAAATTTAAAGTAGACGGAGCCGGTGCATTTGAGGCTACTGCAAATGGCGACCCGACATGCTTGTTGCCGTTCCAGAATCCTGAGATGAAGCTATTCAGTGGTGCTGCCACAGCGATAGCCCGTAGCGGCAAGACTCCGGGAACTCTTCGTTTCCGCGTGACGGCCAAAGGCGTGGCTCCTGCCGAAGTTGAAATTCCCGTTCGTTGA